The proteins below are encoded in one region of Corynebacterium felinum:
- a CDS encoding YgaP family membrane protein produces the protein MKTNEGTIDRVVRIVIAVIAAYFAYTNQGALAIVLWVVAAIMAITAVVGFCPLYRIFGVSTCKLKH, from the coding sequence ATGAAGACCAATGAAGGAACCATCGATCGCGTTGTGCGCATCGTTATTGCTGTTATCGCCGCCTATTTTGCTTATACCAACCAAGGTGCGTTGGCGATTGTTTTGTGGGTGGTAGCCGCCATTATGGCTATCACCGCAGTAGTCGGATTCTGCCCGCTGTACCGTATCTTTGGGGTGTCCACCTGTAAGCTCAAGCACTGA
- the rarD gene encoding EamA family transporter RarD, translating to MIYAVLAYMLWGLFPAFFPLLAPAAPTEIIAHRIVWTGVLMVGVVTASKSWSALRGLSARTWARLGLASVLIALNWLIYVIAVNSGHVADAALGYFINPLVNVVLGIAFLGERMRLTQSVSVLLAVVAVVVLTVFAGQPPIMALGLALSFGFYGLIKKKVELPATVSLTAETVLLIPFALGYLVFLEWTGEATFGHAGTGNALLLVATGVVTAVPLLLFGMGARLIPLSTVGMLQYMTPTMQMLWAVYVVDEVIEPVRWVGFTIIWVAVALYMWDVLRHHRQRGVEEKTAR from the coding sequence ATGATCTATGCGGTGCTGGCTTATATGTTATGGGGTTTGTTCCCCGCCTTTTTCCCGTTGCTTGCGCCTGCCGCACCAACAGAGATTATTGCGCATCGCATTGTGTGGACGGGTGTGTTGATGGTCGGCGTTGTCACGGCGTCGAAAAGCTGGTCGGCGCTCAGAGGTTTATCCGCGCGCACCTGGGCGCGGTTGGGGCTGGCAAGCGTGCTCATTGCGCTTAATTGGTTGATTTACGTGATTGCTGTAAATTCGGGGCACGTTGCTGATGCGGCGCTCGGCTATTTCATTAACCCGCTGGTCAACGTGGTGTTGGGCATTGCATTTTTAGGTGAACGGATGCGCCTTACACAGTCGGTAAGTGTGCTGCTTGCGGTGGTGGCGGTTGTGGTGCTGACGGTGTTTGCGGGTCAGCCGCCGATTATGGCGTTGGGTTTGGCCTTAAGTTTTGGTTTTTATGGGCTGATTAAGAAGAAGGTGGAGCTGCCGGCAACTGTGTCCCTGACTGCTGAAACTGTGTTGCTCATACCTTTTGCGCTGGGTTACCTGGTGTTTTTAGAGTGGACTGGGGAGGCAACGTTTGGGCATGCGGGCACGGGCAATGCGCTGCTGCTGGTGGCTACGGGTGTGGTCACTGCGGTGCCGTTGTTGCTGTTCGGCATGGGTGCGCGCCTGATCCCGCTGTCCACGGTGGGAATGTTGCAGTATATGACGCCGACGATGCAGATGCTGTGGGCTGTGTACGTGGTCGATGAGGTGATTGAGCCGGTGCGCTGGGTTGGGTTCACCATTATTTGGGTGGCAGTGGCGCTGTACATGTGGGATGTGTTGCGTCATCATCGCCAGCGGGGCGTGGAAGAAAAAACGGCGCGCTAA